Proteins found in one Maridesulfovibrio sp. genomic segment:
- a CDS encoding DUF493 family protein has product MEKSMEQFKTTLDEHHDWPCDYTFKFIVPAKALAELKSMLEGIPHSEKDSKTGKYTSVSVTICASCSDEIVTIYQKAATIEGLISL; this is encoded by the coding sequence TTGGAAAAATCCATGGAACAATTCAAGACTACACTTGACGAACACCATGATTGGCCCTGTGACTACACATTCAAATTCATAGTGCCGGCCAAAGCCCTTGCGGAGCTTAAATCCATGCTTGAAGGGATTCCCCACTCGGAAAAAGATTCCAAAACAGGCAAGTATACCAGCGTTTCCGTGACAATTTGTGCCTCGTGTTCCGATGAAATCGTGACCATATACCAGAAAGCCGCTACTATCGAAGGTCTCATTTCCCTGTAA